GGTAACTTTAACCCAAGTTCTGGTAATACATATGCAGCGAATGCGATTTGAATTAACATTGGTGTACCACGAATAATCGTTGCATACAATGCTACTAAAGATCTTATAATTTTATTTTTACCTGATTGAAGTAAACCTAAGATAGTGCCAAAAAATATTCCGGAAAAACAGCCTATAACAGAAATTTGTAAGGTGACCTGCGAACCGCGCAGGAGCAGTGGTAATGAATTTATTATTAATTCTATATCAATCATTTACTGGATATTCCATTTTTTCTTTAATGTATCAATGGTATTATCAGTTTCCATAGAATGTAATGCCTTTTGCACCTGTTCTAATAGTTGAGGGTGTTTTTTTGAAATACCAAGCGAGTAGCTATCACTTGTTCCCTCAACAGGTACGATATTAAAACTATCTACTCCTTGTTTTTCAAAAAATGGTTGTGCACTATTGCGTGCTGTTACAAAAGCATCAACTTGTCCAGCTTTAAGAGCTAAAAATCCTTCGGATAGCGTGCCTAAACGAATGAGCTCAATACCTTTTTTTTCTGACATATAAAAATCTGCAATAAATCCTTCATTGACTACAACCTTTTTACCTACTAGATCATTAATACTTTTGATATGTTGATTGTCACTTTTCATGCTTATGATAATAAGCGGATCTCCAGAAATATATGGCTTAGTAAATAACAAATTTTTTTCACGTTCTTTAGTAGTTGTTATGCCAGCAGCAATTAACTGGATACTACCAATTTGTGCTTCAGGAATTAATGTATCAAATGGCATATCTCGTAAGATCATTTTTTTATTAAGGCGATTTGCTACCTCTTGTGCTATATCTATATCAAAGCCAACAATAGTATCATTTTTCATAAAAGAAAACGGTGGATATTCGGCGTTTGTCCCAACTATGATAAATTCTTTATCCCTTTTTGTGACAGTATGCTTTTTTTGTGCAATATGCCATAATAGCATGATGCTTGCAATAATAAGTACAACAATAAGAGTTATTTTTTTTATCATGATTCATTCAATGAAAAAGTTGTCGTTAACTTTTGATTTATGCCTTTGAATACAGGGTAATTGCTTTATTTTAAAGCGTCAAGATAAACTGGTATTAATATAAGAGCCCGACCGTTTATTGCGGTCGGGTGCAAAACTAATGTCTATTGCCTTATTATCGTCCTAAGTCCCTATTAATTGATTCAATTTCACCTTCAAGCTTTTGGCCAATGTAGTCTTTGAGCTGTCCTTTTGTTTTGTGAGAAAAAGCAGAACTTTTTCTTAGTCTATCAGTACGTCTTCCAACTTGAGTTCTCATTCTCTCCACAATTTTATCTGTTCGCATCGGGGTATATGAAGATTTAGATTTATTGCGGGTAGTTGAAATAGTGAATTCTTGGAATGCATCTAAAAATAAATTGTTGATTTGAGTATCATCGAGATTTTGAGATCCGGCTCTTTCTTTTGCTTTATTTATTATTGCGCTTATATTGCCAATTTCATTGCTGCCATAGAAGTAATGATCTGCAAGCTCCTTAATTTTTTCCTCATTATTTTTTTCAATTTTCTCTGTTGATAAGCGTTGTGTGTTGCTATAGTAACGAGTAACTTTGTTTGCTAATGTTTGTCCGACAAATTCGTCAAGAATTCCATCTCCGTGCGCACTATTAAGCAAGCTTTGAGCTTCCTTTGCAATATTTTTAGCTATTATAGAAGCTGTGCCGCTATCAATAGATAACTTAGCTGCATGACTCCATGCATCTGCTTCAATTTGTTTAATAATTTCTTTTTTTATCATTAATCTGATTCCAGCTTTTGTGCAGACTCGAACATCAGCTTTTGTATTGCGATACCAACAATTATTGAGGGAAACATTGGTGCGTATAAATGTGCAGCCCGCACAATCAGTATCTCTTAAGTTGCGAATAACTCTTTCTTTTGCTTCTGTCACACTACTGTTATTTCTTTTATGATAGGAGAAAAGATCGTCAATTTTAGTGTTAACATAGCCAGGAATGTTTTCTCCGGCTATTTCTTCTAGGGTATTTGCAAGTACCGTACTGTTGCTGGTAGCTATCAATAGAACAAGACCAAGTCCAAAAACTTTAAAATAAGAATTTTTCATAAATAATTCCCTATACATAAAAAGATTGATTGATTATCATCTAATCTATCAAAATTATAGACATAACCCTGCTAAAGCTATAAATATAATTATATTTTACTATTAATTGAAACTCAGTGTAGGAAGATAATGGAGCGCTGTCAATCAATATATTCAAGAGCTCTTATGGTAAATTATTGTTTAAAATAAGGTATTTTTTATAAAATTATAATAAATAGAAATAGATAACCTTTCTAAAGGAGAGAGTATTATGAAAAAGTATCAAAAATGGCTTCTAAGCACATTGTTATTTTTAGCTGTTGTCCCTGCTTTAGTCAATGCGTGGTGTTGTATGCCACCAGATAAGCACTGTGAAAATAGCTATACCTTTGATGAGAACGGCAAAGATATATTTGTAGACGAAAAAGGTAATAACGCGGCAAAAGATAGTGATAATAAATGTGCCAAATGTCACCATGATATTGAAGCGCATATGTGTGATGAATCAGGTTGGCCGGAGTAGTATTTAAAAGATTTCCTGTACTAATTCGTCAATTTTTTTAGCAGTTACTTGTGGGCTCATTGCATGATAAAATTGCTCATCGTATTCTCGTGTTTGAATAACGACGGGCATTGTTAATGCATGTCCCATCAATAGTGCCTGCTTTTTGGTATCAAGAGAAGCTAGAATTGATTTTAAGTTGTTGGCATTATTGACGCCAGTCAAGACTGCCTGAATATCTTTTTCATCATTTAATTGCGCTACAATCTTTGTACCAATTTGTGAAATAATTTCTTGATCTATGCCGGATGGTCGCTGGTCAACAACGAGCAATGAAACGTAATATTTTCTCATTTCTCGCGCAATAGTGCCAAAAATGGTTTGCCGTGCTGCTTGTGGATTTAGGAATTTATGAGCTTCTTCAATGGTGATCATCAGCTGATTTGGCTTGTCTTCGGTTTTTTGTGAACCCAAAAAATTTTCTGTACGCGTAATATATTCTGAATGAATTCTACGCGTGATAATATTGGCAATCAACAAATAGCAAAATGTTGACGTATAATTGCCAAACTCAATAATTATATTTATATCTTTATTGATGTATTCCATCATTTGATCAACTACTGAATGTGTTTTGGTAGCACCTATTGCGGTTACTCTCTTAAAA
The DNA window shown above is from Candidatus Dependentiae bacterium and carries:
- a CDS encoding amino acid ABC transporter substrate-binding protein, with the protein product MIKKITLIVVLIIASIMLLWHIAQKKHTVTKRDKEFIIVGTNAEYPPFSFMKNDTIVGFDIDIAQEVANRLNKKMILRDMPFDTLIPEAQIGSIQLIAAGITTTKEREKNLLFTKPYISGDPLIIISMKSDNQHIKSINDLVGKKVVVNEGFIADFYMSEKKGIELIRLGTLSEGFLALKAGQVDAFVTARNSAQPFFEKQGVDSFNIVPVEGTSDSYSLGISKKHPQLLEQVQKALHSMETDNTIDTLKKKWNIQ